A DNA window from Gillisia sp. Hel1_33_143 contains the following coding sequences:
- a CDS encoding MBL fold metallo-hydrolase — protein MNFKTFGKLPSEDRLQKIEQVDNYREGEFKNVETTSLNPDNVSTFKMLRAFYNKPKDVKPDREIPNKKIDLSSIEAEKPTIVWFGHSSYLITHNNFKILVDPVFSGNASPVNIFGKSFSGADNYEVEDLPEIDLLILTHDHYDHLDFPTIEKLHAKTKKIITSLGVASHLEYWGVFPNKITELNWWEYITINKNLKITATPARHFSGRGFTRAKTLWSSFVLELDRYKIFIGADSGYDDQFKRIGAHFKGFDIAFLECGQYSAHWPQIHMFPEETVKAAKDLDTKIVFPVHWAKFMLSTHPWNQSIKRFIKEAAVQEQEYIAPIIGESYVLGENYMQTNWWDF, from the coding sequence ATGAATTTCAAAACTTTTGGTAAATTACCTTCAGAAGATAGATTACAGAAAATAGAGCAAGTTGATAATTATAGGGAGGGTGAATTTAAGAATGTAGAAACAACTTCACTAAATCCTGACAATGTTTCTACTTTTAAGATGCTCCGTGCTTTTTATAATAAACCAAAAGATGTTAAACCAGATAGAGAAATTCCTAATAAGAAAATAGATCTAAGTTCTATTGAAGCAGAAAAACCAACAATTGTTTGGTTTGGACATTCTTCTTATCTAATTACTCACAACAATTTTAAGATCTTGGTAGATCCTGTTTTTAGCGGTAATGCTTCTCCGGTTAATATCTTCGGAAAATCATTTTCTGGAGCAGATAATTATGAGGTTGAAGACCTTCCTGAAATTGATCTTTTAATACTTACCCATGATCATTATGATCATCTGGATTTTCCTACCATAGAAAAACTTCACGCAAAAACTAAGAAAATAATTACCTCTTTGGGTGTAGCTTCTCATTTAGAATATTGGGGAGTTTTTCCAAATAAAATTACAGAGCTCAATTGGTGGGAATATATAACGATCAATAAAAATTTAAAAATTACAGCAACTCCTGCCCGTCATTTTTCAGGAAGAGGATTTACAAGAGCAAAAACTTTGTGGTCATCCTTTGTGCTAGAATTAGATAGATATAAGATTTTTATTGGAGCAGATTCGGGGTATGACGATCAATTTAAAAGAATAGGAGCTCATTTTAAAGGTTTTGATATTGCATTTCTGGAATGTGGGCAATACAGTGCACATTGGCCACAAATACATATGTTTCCCGAAGAAACCGTTAAAGCTGCGAAAGATCTAGATACTAAAATTGTATTCCCAGTTCACTGGGCTAAATTTATGCTTTCTACGCATCCTTGGAATCAATCTATCAAAAGATTTATTAAAGAGGCTGCAGTACAAGAGCAGGAATATATCGCTCCAATTATTGGCGAAAGTTATGTATTGGGTGAGAACTATATGCAAACCAATTGGTGGGATTTTTAA
- a CDS encoding class I SAM-dependent methyltransferase: protein MQNRATHWENIYQTKDISTVSWYQPTPSTSLELIADCNLDKDAAIIDIGGGDSFLPDHLLALGYTNITVLDISEKALSNAKLRLGEDASKIKWILEDVTKFCPKQKYDLWHDRAAFHFFRDDKEIEAYVKLVSENLIDNGKAIIITFSNNGPTKCSGIEISQYSKDELSQVFAQDLFIDKCINVNHTTPSNAVQNFTFCTFRKKG, encoded by the coding sequence ACGGTGAGCTGGTACCAGCCAACGCCGTCAACATCTTTAGAATTAATAGCTGATTGTAATTTGGATAAGGATGCGGCTATCATAGATATTGGGGGAGGAGATAGTTTTTTACCAGATCATCTTCTTGCGCTAGGGTATACAAATATCACCGTGTTAGATATTTCTGAAAAGGCTTTATCTAATGCTAAATTACGTTTAGGTGAAGATGCTAGTAAAATTAAATGGATTCTGGAAGATGTAACTAAATTTTGTCCTAAGCAAAAGTATGATCTATGGCATGATAGGGCTGCTTTTCATTTTTTTAGAGATGATAAAGAGATAGAAGCCTATGTAAAGTTAGTTTCTGAGAATTTAATAGATAATGGAAAAGCAATTATAATTACATTTTCTAACAATGGTCCAACAAAATGTAGTGGTATTGAGATCTCTCAATACTCTAAAGATGAGCTTTCACAAGTATTTGCTCAGGATTTATTCATAGATAAATGTATAAATGTAAACCATACTACTCCTTCCAATGCTGTTCAAAATTTCACCTTTTGCACCTTCAGAAAGAAAGGTTGA